The following coding sequences lie in one Calidithermus timidus DSM 17022 genomic window:
- a CDS encoding TIGR00282 family metallophosphoesterase, producing the protein MRVLFIGDIFAEPGLRIVSRHLPDIRDGFDVVVANAENTAGGLGITKAAYRRLREAGVDVLTLGNHAWDHREVYELIETEPIVRALNFPPGTPGRGWWRVEAAGESLLICQVMGRLFMDPLDDPFRGMDALLAEQQADCVLLEVHAEATSEKLALARYLDGRVGAVLGTHTHVPTADAEVLPGGTGYQSDVGMTGTYDGIIGGEVQSFLGRFLTQRPTRFRAQEGPARFHATALTFERGRCKSIEPYRFDEPV; encoded by the coding sequence ATGCGCGTTTTATTCATCGGGGATATCTTCGCCGAACCGGGTCTGCGGATCGTCTCGAGGCACCTACCCGATATTCGGGATGGCTTCGACGTCGTCGTCGCCAACGCCGAGAACACCGCAGGGGGCCTGGGTATCACCAAGGCCGCCTACAGGCGGTTGCGCGAGGCGGGCGTGGACGTGCTCACCCTTGGAAACCACGCCTGGGATCATCGCGAGGTCTACGAGCTCATCGAAACCGAGCCCATCGTGCGGGCGCTGAACTTCCCTCCCGGAACCCCTGGCAGGGGTTGGTGGCGGGTGGAGGCAGCGGGGGAGAGCTTGCTGATCTGCCAGGTGATGGGCCGCTTGTTCATGGACCCCCTCGACGACCCCTTCAGGGGGATGGATGCCTTGCTCGCCGAGCAGCAGGCCGACTGCGTGTTGCTCGAGGTTCACGCCGAGGCCACCTCCGAGAAACTGGCCCTGGCCCGCTACCTCGACGGGCGCGTCGGCGCGGTGCTGGGCACCCACACCCACGTTCCCACCGCCGATGCCGAGGTGCTGCCTGGGGGTACGGGTTACCAGAGCGACGTGGGCATGACCGGAACCTACGACGGCATCATTGGCGGCGAGGTACAGAGCTTCCTGGGTCGCTTCCTCACCCAGCGCCCCACCCGCTTCCGCGCCCAAGAAGGCCCCGCCCGCTTCCACGCCACTGCCCTGACCTTTGAGCGAGGCCGCTGTAAGAGCATCGAACCCTACCGCTTCGACGAGCCGGTTTAG
- a CDS encoding thioredoxin domain-containing protein, which translates to MPNRLIHETSPYLLQHAHNPVDWYPWGEEAFAKARAEDKPIFLSVGYATCHWCHVMERESFEDPEVAAFLNAHFVPIKVDREELPDVDQVYMNALQAMTGSGGWPMNMFLMPDLRPFYGGTYFPPRDHPQLPSFRRLLEGVHNAWLHRRQDVLENAEDLTKALSNALRPQSAPLPDDLHPSALAGLSRAFDQSYGGFGGAPKFPHAPALLYLLCHAWLGDRVAWKHLELTLERMMEGGIYDQVGGGFHRYAVDGIWRVPHFEKMLYDNAQLARVYLGGYKLSGKPRYRQVAEEILRYVLREMTGPQGEFWSAQDADSEGVEGKFYVWSEAEVREVLGSDAEAAIRLFGVSEAGNWEGVNVLERRFPDEALRESLGLSPQAYSEWVESVRARLYERRKRRVWPLTDDKVLADWNGLMLRALAEAGRLLGEERYLEAARANARFVLGTMVAEGLLRHSWRAGKLRPEAYLSDQASYGLGLLELYQATGEMEWLEAAHQRAEGIMAHFRDPEGGFRDSPSEKLPIKAKDAYDGPYPSPSASAAELLFRLAALYERPEWYEAALSAVEVYARSLQHSPFGFSALLQAHLVGAQGSELALVTPSRWATEAQKLYLPLTTLAIGPSHTLPVLAGRKAGLAYVCRRGVCRLPSEDFQGLKAELHALYPNARLD; encoded by the coding sequence ATGCCTAACCGCCTGATCCACGAGACCAGCCCCTACCTGTTGCAGCACGCCCATAACCCGGTGGATTGGTATCCCTGGGGAGAGGAAGCCTTTGCCAAGGCGCGGGCAGAGGATAAGCCGATATTTCTTTCGGTGGGCTATGCCACTTGTCATTGGTGTCACGTGATGGAGCGCGAGAGCTTCGAGGATCCCGAGGTGGCCGCCTTTCTCAACGCCCACTTCGTGCCCATCAAGGTAGACCGCGAGGAACTGCCCGACGTCGACCAGGTCTACATGAACGCGCTCCAGGCCATGACCGGCTCGGGCGGCTGGCCCATGAACATGTTCCTCATGCCCGACCTACGGCCTTTTTACGGCGGGACTTATTTCCCGCCCCGCGATCATCCCCAGTTGCCCAGCTTTCGCCGGTTGCTCGAGGGCGTCCACAACGCCTGGCTGCACCGCAGGCAGGACGTGCTCGAGAACGCCGAGGACCTGACCAAGGCGCTCAGCAACGCGCTGCGGCCCCAGAGCGCCCCCCTTCCCGACGACCTGCACCCCTCGGCCCTGGCCGGGCTCTCCAGGGCCTTCGACCAGAGCTACGGTGGCTTTGGTGGCGCTCCCAAGTTTCCCCACGCCCCCGCACTGCTCTACCTGCTCTGCCATGCCTGGTTGGGGGATCGGGTGGCCTGGAAGCACCTCGAGCTGACCCTCGAGCGCATGATGGAGGGCGGTATCTACGACCAGGTGGGCGGCGGCTTTCACCGCTACGCCGTCGACGGCATCTGGCGGGTGCCCCACTTCGAGAAGATGCTCTACGACAATGCACAACTGGCGCGGGTGTACCTGGGGGGCTACAAGCTCTCGGGAAAGCCGCGCTACCGACAGGTGGCCGAGGAGATTTTGCGCTACGTGCTGCGCGAGATGACCGGACCGCAGGGCGAGTTCTGGTCGGCCCAGGACGCCGACTCGGAGGGCGTGGAGGGTAAGTTCTACGTCTGGAGCGAAGCCGAGGTGCGGGAGGTGCTGGGCAGCGATGCCGAGGCGGCTATCCGGCTGTTCGGGGTATCGGAGGCGGGGAACTGGGAAGGGGTCAACGTGCTCGAGCGCCGCTTCCCCGACGAGGCCCTGCGCGAGTCGCTGGGCCTGAGCCCCCAGGCTTATTCCGAGTGGGTAGAGAGCGTGCGGGCCAGGCTCTACGAGCGCCGCAAGCGGCGAGTTTGGCCCCTCACCGACGACAAGGTGCTGGCCGATTGGAACGGCCTGATGCTGCGGGCTTTGGCCGAGGCCGGGCGGCTGCTGGGAGAGGAGCGCTACCTCGAGGCCGCCCGCGCCAACGCTCGCTTCGTGCTGGGGACCATGGTCGCAGAGGGGTTGTTGCGGCATTCTTGGCGGGCGGGAAAACTGCGCCCCGAAGCCTACCTGAGCGACCAGGCCAGCTACGGGCTGGGGCTGCTGGAGCTCTATCAGGCTACCGGGGAGATGGAATGGCTCGAGGCCGCCCACCAGCGGGCCGAGGGCATCATGGCCCACTTCCGCGACCCGGAGGGGGGCTTCCGCGACTCCCCAAGCGAGAAGCTGCCCATCAAGGCCAAGGACGCGTACGACGGACCCTACCCAAGCCCTTCGGCTTCGGCTGCCGAGCTGCTTTTCCGGCTGGCGGCCCTGTACGAGCGCCCGGAGTGGTACGAAGCCGCGCTTTCGGCGGTAGAGGTCTACGCCCGTAGCCTCCAGCACAGCCCTTTTGGCTTTTCGGCGCTGCTCCAGGCCCACCTGGTTGGGGCCCAGGGCAGCGAGCTGGCCCTGGTCACGCCCTCGCGCTGGGCTACCGAGGCACAGAAGCTCTATCTACCCCTCACCACCCTGGCGATTGGCCCTTCCCACACCCTGCCCGTGCTCGCGGGGCGCAAGGCGGGGCTGGCTTATGTGTGCCGGCGGGGGGTTTGCCGCCTGCCTTCGGAGGATTTCCAGGGCCTGAAGGCCGAATTACACGCGCTGTACCCGAATGCCCGATTAGACTAG
- a CDS encoding type I restriction-modification enzyme R subunit C-terminal domain-containing protein yields MLSPAEARPYLAELIGSPERLRQAWLNPQERESLVIALEREGWTEQGLRRLVRRSDLDLYDMLGWLAFGWVVKTRQQRAYQAWKWAESRPDAKIIHSLLAAYVEYGITGVEKVLQQEKVAVAPLAAAQGDEGWLIRLEAQLYAD; encoded by the coding sequence GTGCTCAGCCCCGCCGAAGCGCGGCCTTACCTGGCCGAGCTTATTGGCAGTCCAGAGCGGCTCAGGCAAGCCTGGCTCAACCCCCAGGAGCGCGAGAGCCTGGTGATCGCCCTCGAGCGCGAAGGCTGGACTGAGCAGGGCCTGCGACGTCTGGTCCGCCGCAGCGACCTCGACCTCTACGACATGCTGGGCTGGCTGGCTTTTGGCTGGGTGGTCAAGACCCGCCAGCAGCGGGCCTATCAGGCTTGGAAGTGGGCTGAGTCGCGCCCCGACGCCAAAATCATTCACTCGCTGCTCGCGGCTTACGTCGAATACGGTATCACAGGCGTGGAGAAAGTGCTGCAGCAGGAGAAGGTAGCGGTGGCTCCCCTGGCTGCGGCTCAGGGTGACGAGGGCTGGCTGATCCGACTCGAGGCCCAGCTTTATGCCGATTGA
- the pheA gene encoding prephenate dehydratase: protein MVRIAYQGTEGAYSEEAVLKAFPEAQPIGLPTFHEVFDAVSEHEVELGVVPVENTTAGIINQTYDLLLETDLHVIGEIVLKVEHCLMAPKGSRLEDIRFVKSHPQGLAQCDGFIARYHLKATPVYDTAGAARELAENPEPGHAAIASRRAAELYGLEVLAENIQDFKGNYTRFFVLSRDIPPRREGPHKSSVVFATRHVPGALLHALQALADAGVNMTKLESRPRRDPERPFSPVFYVDFEGHIEDPGPAKALVGLLQRAQFVKVLGSYPVAQNGV, encoded by the coding sequence GTGGTTCGCATCGCTTACCAGGGAACCGAGGGAGCTTACAGCGAGGAAGCCGTGCTCAAAGCCTTCCCCGAGGCACAGCCCATTGGGCTTCCCACTTTTCACGAAGTATTCGATGCCGTATCCGAGCACGAAGTCGAGCTGGGGGTGGTGCCGGTGGAAAATACCACCGCCGGAATCATCAACCAGACCTACGACCTGCTGCTCGAGACCGACCTGCACGTAATCGGGGAGATCGTGCTCAAAGTCGAGCACTGCCTGATGGCTCCCAAGGGGAGCCGGCTCGAGGACATCCGCTTCGTCAAGAGCCATCCCCAAGGGCTAGCCCAGTGCGACGGCTTCATCGCTCGCTACCACTTGAAGGCCACCCCGGTCTACGACACCGCGGGGGCGGCAAGGGAGCTGGCGGAAAACCCCGAACCCGGCCACGCCGCCATTGCCAGCCGCCGGGCTGCCGAACTCTACGGGCTAGAGGTGCTGGCGGAAAACATCCAGGACTTCAAGGGCAACTACACCCGCTTCTTCGTACTCTCGCGCGACATCCCACCCCGACGCGAGGGGCCGCACAAAAGCTCGGTGGTCTTCGCTACCCGCCACGTACCCGGTGCCCTGCTGCACGCGCTACAAGCCCTAGCCGACGCCGGGGTCAACATGACCAAGCTCGAGTCCCGCCCCCGTCGGGATCCCGAGCGTCCCTTCAGTCCCGTATTCTACGTAGACTTCGAGGGCCACATCGAAGACCCTGGACCGGCCAAAGCCCTCGTCGGGCTGCTGCAGCGCGCGCAGTTCGTCAAGGTGCTAGGTTCATATCCGGTAGCGCAAAACGGCGTGTAG
- a CDS encoding OmpH family outer membrane protein, whose translation MKRMLWIAPVLAAIGLMGAPLVAQTKPQAVKIGFINSDMAIEAHPDYAKVKAVRDQADKELKPLQNQLTQLQQKIQSGQATAKDQQDFQTLRQAYQDALKKWSTRTEEAGKPLTEQINKIIKKVAEENGFQVIMDYKVASASNLVVYAADGLDVTQKVIEELKK comes from the coding sequence ATGAAGAGGATGCTGTGGATCGCCCCTGTGCTGGCAGCCATCGGCCTGATGGGGGCTCCCCTGGTCGCCCAGACCAAGCCCCAGGCCGTTAAGATCGGCTTTATCAACTCCGATATGGCCATCGAAGCCCACCCCGATTACGCCAAGGTCAAAGCGGTGCGCGACCAGGCCGATAAGGAGCTCAAACCCCTACAAAACCAGCTCACCCAACTCCAGCAGAAGATCCAGTCCGGCCAGGCCACGGCCAAGGATCAGCAGGACTTCCAGACGCTGCGCCAGGCCTACCAGGATGCCCTCAAGAAGTGGTCCACCCGCACCGAAGAGGCTGGCAAACCCCTCACCGAGCAAATCAACAAGATCATCAAGAAGGTCGCCGAAGAAAACGGCTTCCAGGTGATCATGGATTACAAAGTCGCCAGCGCCAGCAATCTGGTGGTCTACGCCGCCGACGGCCTGGACGTGACCCAGAAGGTCATCGAGGAACTCAAGAAGTAG
- a CDS encoding OmpH family outer membrane protein has product MWTRVLAALCLVLLTAPLSAQTKPQPWRVGFISPDIAIQAHPNYAKLKAVQDQAEKELKPLRDQISQLSQKARGGPLSAKDQQSLQTLQKALQDGGKKWSERISAVAKPLLDDIDKEVRKVAQANGFQVVMDYKVAQASGIVVYAAPGTDVTTLVVKELKK; this is encoded by the coding sequence ATGTGGACACGCGTTCTCGCCGCCCTTTGCCTGGTGCTGCTGACAGCGCCATTGTCGGCCCAGACCAAGCCCCAACCCTGGCGGGTAGGGTTCATCAGCCCGGACATCGCCATCCAGGCTCATCCCAACTACGCTAAGCTCAAGGCCGTGCAGGACCAGGCCGAGAAGGAGCTCAAGCCTCTGCGCGACCAGATCAGCCAGCTCAGCCAAAAAGCCCGCGGCGGGCCGCTGTCGGCCAAAGACCAGCAGAGCCTGCAAACCCTACAGAAGGCGTTACAGGACGGCGGCAAGAAGTGGAGTGAGCGCATCAGCGCGGTGGCCAAACCCTTGCTCGACGATATCGACAAGGAGGTCAGGAAGGTTGCCCAGGCCAACGGCTTCCAAGTGGTCATGGATTACAAGGTGGCCCAGGCCAGCGGCATCGTGGTCTATGCCGCTCCCGGCACCGACGTAACTACGCTGGTAGTCAAGGAGCTCAAGAAGTAA
- a CDS encoding DNA translocase FtsK — protein MAKAKSKRSSPAPNPSPKNPKEPHLDSEALAMVALAAGIALGLVLYVNPHFTGEYGQWLRQISYGKLGLLTWILPPALAILSGLLLLGRSLRAFLRAVGFTLLGTAVMLPVLSVIRPEWGGELGALAARGLTDTLGNAGLLLCAVMLAFVLDMALRKRPGWLFGVVGRRVGLAASRLSRSIRLARRASRLLGETRILAERYPEHKALAALEADLAEYRRNPLAGDATGEGLEALSGVFQKFLQERSTELASTVRAEVRPLAARLERLSAALATPVQGLGLAQALEERRAALSLEVGTLHAKARGLERQAEQASALLERGVGAHHLLQAWDEHQTRLEAWEALQGLVSDLEQRADGWLRWAEWLEANPPEAHSAGLRALLEGGLSATPPVIFPAVTRSPAVENLPDFELEFDFDEAPEAQPVVTAQPKAPPSKPPTKAQSKAPIRAVNNETTALALPTSALLDPAEAPRHDPRVLEANTRRLAETIDAALKSFNVEAKVVGWARGPTVTRFELEPAPGEKISRVANLANDLARALAAGSVRIEAPIPGKSVIGLEVPNAERDVVRYSEGINSSSFVRSKDRLPLVLGKSIDGEIWVRDLAKMPHLLIAGSTGSGKSVAVNTLISSLLFKFLPTELRFLMIDPKMVELTPYEGIPHLIRPVVTNPADAAGVLLGAVAHMERRYKMMSQVGARNLEQFNEKMKAVGEPTLPYLVIVIDELADLMITAPKEVEQAILRLAQMARATGMHLILATQRPSVDILTSLIKVNIPARMAFAVSSGFDSRTILDTVGAERLVGQGDMLYHQPGLPKPVRLQGPYLSEGEVHRLAEFLRQQSFEDAFGETYGSDFDGPPNLAADGGGSGEVDFSDPLLRKAAEVVIEEGYASVSRLQRRLSVGHARAGKLVDSLEAMGIVGPHQGSKPREVLITRDQLPEYFGN, from the coding sequence ATGGCAAAGGCAAAGTCCAAGCGCTCTAGCCCGGCCCCAAATCCCTCTCCCAAGAACCCCAAGGAGCCTCATCTCGATTCCGAGGCGCTAGCCATGGTGGCGCTGGCGGCGGGAATCGCACTGGGGTTGGTGCTCTACGTCAACCCCCACTTCACCGGGGAGTACGGCCAGTGGCTGCGGCAGATCAGCTACGGCAAGCTAGGGCTGCTAACCTGGATACTCCCCCCCGCCCTGGCCATCCTCTCGGGCCTGCTGTTGCTGGGTCGGTCGCTGCGCGCTTTTCTGCGCGCGGTGGGTTTTACCCTGTTGGGAACCGCCGTGATGCTGCCGGTGCTCTCGGTCATCCGCCCGGAATGGGGCGGTGAACTGGGCGCACTGGCCGCGAGGGGACTGACCGACACGCTGGGCAACGCCGGGCTGCTGCTGTGCGCGGTGATGCTGGCTTTCGTGCTGGACATGGCGCTGCGGAAGCGCCCCGGGTGGCTGTTCGGGGTGGTGGGCCGGCGGGTCGGGCTGGCGGCCTCGAGGCTCTCCCGCTCCATCCGCCTGGCCCGTCGGGCCTCGAGGTTGCTGGGTGAGACCCGCATCCTGGCCGAGCGCTACCCCGAACACAAGGCCCTGGCCGCGTTAGAAGCGGACTTGGCCGAGTATCGTCGCAATCCGCTGGCGGGCGACGCGACGGGCGAAGGGCTCGAGGCACTCTCCGGAGTGTTCCAAAAATTCCTGCAAGAGCGCAGCACCGAGCTGGCAAGCACGGTCAGGGCCGAGGTACGCCCCTTGGCAGCCAGGCTCGAGCGGCTTTCGGCAGCGCTAGCCACCCCAGTGCAGGGCCTCGGGCTGGCCCAGGCCCTCGAGGAGCGCCGAGCCGCGCTAAGCCTGGAAGTAGGCACCCTCCACGCCAAGGCCCGCGGCCTCGAACGCCAGGCCGAGCAGGCCAGCGCTCTGCTGGAACGCGGGGTAGGCGCCCACCACCTGTTGCAGGCCTGGGACGAGCACCAGACCCGGCTGGAGGCCTGGGAAGCCCTGCAGGGGCTGGTGAGCGATCTCGAGCAGCGCGCCGACGGCTGGCTGCGTTGGGCGGAGTGGCTGGAAGCCAACCCACCCGAAGCCCACTCCGCCGGTCTGCGAGCACTGCTGGAGGGCGGCCTGAGCGCCACCCCGCCGGTGATCTTCCCGGCAGTGACCCGCTCCCCCGCGGTCGAGAATCTGCCAGACTTCGAGCTGGAATTCGACTTCGACGAGGCCCCTGAGGCCCAACCGGTGGTCACGGCCCAACCCAAGGCACCGCCGAGCAAGCCCCCCACCAAGGCGCAGAGCAAAGCTCCGATCCGAGCAGTAAACAACGAGACGACCGCGCTGGCGCTGCCCACCTCGGCACTGCTCGACCCCGCCGAGGCCCCCAGGCACGACCCCCGCGTGCTCGAGGCCAACACCCGCCGCCTGGCCGAGACCATCGACGCCGCGCTCAAAAGCTTCAACGTGGAGGCGAAGGTGGTGGGCTGGGCCCGCGGCCCCACGGTGACGCGCTTCGAGCTCGAGCCCGCTCCTGGCGAGAAGATCAGCCGGGTGGCCAACCTGGCCAATGACCTCGCCCGCGCCCTGGCCGCCGGTTCGGTGCGTATCGAGGCTCCCATCCCCGGCAAGAGCGTCATCGGCCTCGAGGTGCCCAATGCCGAACGCGACGTGGTTCGCTACAGCGAAGGCATCAACAGCTCGAGCTTCGTACGGTCGAAGGACCGCCTCCCGCTGGTGCTGGGCAAGAGCATCGACGGCGAGATCTGGGTACGCGACCTGGCCAAGATGCCCCACCTCCTCATCGCTGGCTCCACCGGCTCAGGTAAGAGCGTGGCCGTCAACACCCTCATCAGCAGCCTGCTGTTCAAGTTCCTGCCCACCGAGCTGCGCTTCCTGATGATCGACCCCAAGATGGTCGAGCTCACCCCCTACGAGGGCATCCCCCACCTCATCCGGCCCGTGGTGACCAACCCCGCCGACGCCGCTGGGGTGCTGCTGGGTGCGGTGGCCCACATGGAGCGTCGCTACAAGATGATGAGCCAGGTAGGAGCGAGAAACCTCGAGCAGTTCAACGAGAAGATGAAGGCGGTGGGCGAACCCACCCTCCCCTACCTCGTCATCGTCATCGACGAGCTCGCCGACCTGATGATCACCGCCCCCAAGGAGGTCGAGCAGGCCATTTTGCGCCTGGCTCAGATGGCCCGCGCCACCGGAATGCACCTGATCCTAGCCACCCAGCGCCCTTCGGTGGACATCCTGACCTCCTTGATCAAGGTCAACATCCCCGCCCGCATGGCCTTTGCAGTCTCCTCGGGCTTCGACAGCCGCACCATCCTCGATACGGTGGGCGCCGAGCGCCTGGTGGGCCAGGGCGACATGCTCTACCACCAGCCGGGGTTGCCCAAGCCCGTGCGCCTGCAAGGCCCCTACCTCTCCGAGGGCGAGGTGCACCGCCTGGCCGAGTTCCTGCGCCAACAGAGCTTCGAGGACGCCTTCGGTGAGACTTATGGCTCCGATTTCGACGGCCCGCCCAACCTGGCCGCAGACGGCGGGGGCAGCGGCGAGGTGGACTTCTCCGACCCCCTGCTGCGCAAGGCCGCCGAGGTGGTCATCGAAGAGGGCTATGCCTCGGTGAGCCGCCTCCAGCGCCGCCTGTCGGTAGGCCACGCCCGCGCTGGCAAGCTGGTGGACAGCCTCGAGGCCATGGGCATCGTAGGCCCTCACCAGGGCTCCAAGCCTCGAGAGGTGCTGATCACCCGCGATCAGCTACCGGAGTACTTCGGCAATTGA
- a CDS encoding peptidylprolyl isomerase: MRPILLMLVLLAPLALAQGGDPVVAKVGKVSLTRSYFDLQWEYFTHQALMRQGIPYTPEAADALKPFKPQLLERLAKDQAVLNVAERQGYAATDAAVEQQISAVRERFESEEAFLAGLKEAGLRDLAGYRLLIYEAITFNAFIDDLVSKIQFSTPALKLLYYLKRAEYSQPARYCTSHILVETPAQAQAVLARLAKGETFEALASELSLDPGSRSEGGELGCYPVGSLIEAFERAMLRLKVGEITRVPVKSEFGYHIIRLNNIEPFAYAPFEAVQESLSSDLIGATLDKLIDNYARLEGVQLFPENL; this comes from the coding sequence ATGCGTCCAATTTTGCTGATGCTGGTCTTGCTTGCCCCCCTGGCCCTGGCCCAGGGCGGCGACCCTGTGGTGGCCAAGGTGGGCAAGGTTAGCCTGACCCGAAGCTACTTCGATTTGCAATGGGAGTACTTCACCCATCAAGCCCTGATGCGGCAGGGGATCCCCTACACTCCCGAAGCCGCCGACGCCCTCAAGCCCTTCAAACCCCAGCTACTCGAGCGCCTCGCCAAGGACCAGGCGGTGCTCAACGTGGCCGAGCGCCAGGGCTACGCGGCCACCGACGCGGCAGTCGAGCAACAGATCAGCGCGGTGCGTGAGCGCTTCGAGAGCGAGGAGGCGTTTTTGGCCGGGCTCAAAGAGGCCGGCCTGCGCGACCTGGCAGGGTATAGGCTGCTGATCTACGAAGCCATCACCTTCAACGCCTTCATCGACGATCTGGTAAGCAAAATCCAGTTCAGCACACCCGCGCTCAAGCTGCTGTACTACCTCAAGCGCGCGGAGTATAGCCAGCCTGCGCGCTATTGCACCTCTCACATCCTGGTCGAGACCCCGGCCCAGGCCCAGGCTGTGCTGGCCCGCCTGGCCAAAGGCGAGACCTTTGAGGCCCTGGCCTCCGAATTGTCCCTCGACCCGGGCTCCCGCAGCGAAGGGGGCGAACTGGGCTGCTACCCGGTGGGCAGCTTGATCGAAGCTTTCGAGCGGGCCATGCTCAGGCTCAAGGTCGGTGAGATCACCCGCGTGCCGGTCAAGAGCGAGTTTGGCTACCATATCATCCGGCTCAACAACATTGAGCCCTTCGCCTACGCACCCTTCGAAGCGGTACAGGAGAGCCTGAGCTCGGATCTGATTGGGGCCACTCTGGATAAACTCATCGATAACTATGCGCGTTTGGAGGGTGTGCAGTTGTTCCCGGAGAACCTTTGA
- the hemG gene encoding protoporphyrinogen oxidase, protein MSSPASNFQLIVVGAGLRGLVCAYQAQKEGLRVAVLEARKRPGGALHTLRQPGLLLECGPESIPASPALKRLLEELCLESIPVQEQKACKHNGQWVTYPQGLSPSDPATYAMLGPLLGFSARLRLQAEGLVGKGALEDESVASFFTRRLGSAAWGLLAPLVQEEWGGDPAQLSLRSAYPRLWQAENQHGSLARSREQALRTPRLTFAQGMGSLIDALGKALEGRVPFGPGQEVVGLQRKGQHWQVYTRQGLLEGESVVLACPAPAAARILRHIHPQATTLLNQIPHLPYSSVHLVFAQEQLPEDPHPVRLWEGTGGFYRLSRTRSRFPARVEEGFEVLRLEVVGEAARLSESELARLALDQMRRQLGIGESSRVLGSWVFRQVGSLPQPSLGHHRREALLESTLPHLPGVFFAGGSLEQAVTDAERAARKVSGYLALSVNTPSQ, encoded by the coding sequence GTGAGTTCGCCAGCGAGCAATTTTCAACTGATCGTGGTAGGGGCCGGGCTGAGGGGCTTGGTCTGCGCCTACCAGGCGCAGAAGGAAGGTTTGCGGGTAGCCGTGCTCGAGGCCCGCAAGCGCCCCGGTGGAGCCCTGCACACCCTGCGGCAGCCAGGGCTGCTGCTCGAGTGCGGCCCGGAGAGTATCCCCGCTAGCCCGGCCCTGAAGCGGCTGCTGGAGGAGCTCTGCCTCGAGTCCATCCCCGTGCAAGAGCAAAAAGCCTGCAAGCACAATGGGCAGTGGGTGACCTATCCTCAAGGACTCAGCCCCTCCGATCCGGCAACCTACGCTATGCTCGGTCCCCTGCTGGGCTTCAGCGCGCGCCTGCGCCTGCAAGCCGAGGGCCTGGTAGGCAAGGGAGCGCTCGAGGACGAATCGGTGGCCAGTTTTTTCACCCGCCGGCTGGGCAGCGCTGCCTGGGGGTTGTTGGCCCCCCTGGTGCAGGAGGAGTGGGGCGGCGACCCGGCCCAGCTCTCCCTGCGCTCGGCCTATCCTCGGCTGTGGCAGGCCGAAAACCAGCATGGAAGCCTGGCGCGTAGCCGCGAGCAGGCGCTTCGAACCCCCCGCCTCACCTTTGCCCAGGGCATGGGCAGCCTGATCGATGCGCTGGGCAAGGCCCTCGAGGGCAGGGTTCCCTTTGGACCCGGCCAGGAGGTAGTGGGCCTGCAACGCAAGGGGCAGCACTGGCAGGTCTACACCCGGCAGGGCCTGCTCGAGGGGGAGAGCGTGGTGCTAGCCTGCCCGGCCCCAGCTGCTGCCCGCATCCTACGCCACATTCACCCCCAGGCCACCACCCTGCTCAACCAGATCCCCCACCTGCCCTACAGCAGCGTCCATCTGGTCTTCGCCCAGGAGCAGCTTCCCGAGGATCCCCACCCTGTGCGCCTGTGGGAGGGAACAGGCGGCTTTTACCGCCTCAGCCGCACCCGCTCCCGCTTCCCGGCGCGCGTGGAGGAGGGGTTCGAAGTCCTGCGACTGGAGGTGGTAGGCGAAGCAGCCCGGCTGAGTGAAAGCGAGCTAGCCCGGCTGGCGCTAGACCAGATGCGCCGGCAGCTCGGGATCGGCGAGTCGAGCCGGGTGCTGGGCAGTTGGGTCTTCCGCCAAGTCGGCAGCCTACCCCAGCCTAGCCTGGGGCATCACCGCCGTGAGGCCTTACTCGAGAGCACCCTGCCTCACCTGCCGGGGGTGTTCTTCGCCGGGGGAAGCCTAGAGCAAGCCGTCACCGACGCCGAGCGGGCCGCCCGCAAGGTCTCGGGCTATCTGGCCTTGTCCGTAAATACACCCTCCCAATAG